GGTGGGGAAGCGGTCCGGGTGGCTGGAGGGGTCATCCACGACCGAGACAAACAAGACGGCACGGGCAACCGGCAGGGGTAGGCGTGCCTACCAATGGTGGATGCCCTTGGGATGCGGCCCGATGCCGGACATCTTGTCGTAGGCCGAGGCGTCGTTGATCTCGGCCAAGGGGAGGGCGACTTCGATCAGTTTCTTTGGTTTACCTGTGGGAGTCATCGCTTCGCACCAAACGAACGGATGCTGGGAAGACCTGGAATGTTCCCTCCTTGTTGATCATGTCGGCGAGCTTCTGCCCGGTCAGCTCGAGCGGTTCGCCGTCGGCGCCTTCGACGACAAGGGAGTAATCGCCAGGCCGCTCGCGGAGGAGAAGCCAGACGTCGTACTCAAGCTCGAGTGGCTCTCGTTCGAGACAGGCCGCTTCCGGCCACAGGTAGCGGGCCGGGCCGCCGTCGCCCGGGCGGAGCACCCACGGAAAGCGCTCGCCGTTGGTGCGGTGCAGCGTCGCGCCGTCGGGGCGGACGAAACCGCCGGACCCGTCGGAGAGGAAGCCCAGCGCGTTGGCATACCGCTCGATGAGGAGCGTCTTGGCGTCGCCGGCCGCGCGCGGCAGCCTGCGCTGGCGTCGCCGGGACACGGGCTCTCCGTCCTCAGAAGCCTCGTCTCCTTGGTCGAATTCTGACGCCGGAATCGCTGTCGTCAAGGCGTCTGCCCGACTACGCGACGGCGCAGCCACCTGGACCGGGACGGGAAGGGCTCCCTCGCGTCCTTCTTCCGGCTCGCGGCCGCCAGGGAGGGACCGGTCGTCAAGGGGCTCGAGGTCGAAGTTCTCCTCCAGGTAGGTGCGGACGAGCGCGGGATCGCGCTCGTAGCTGTAGAAGAGCGCCTCGCGGATGTCGGGGCGACCGAATCGCTGGGCCAGCGCCGCCGGCACGCAGCGCGCCATTTTCGCTCTGGGGAGGTCCTGCACGGAGAGGGTGCGGCCGTCCCAGAAGGTGTCGGCCTCGCGAGGGTCGCCGGCGGGGTTTCCGTCGAGATAGGGGATGACCCTGAGCCCGCTCACGATGCGGACACGCGTTCCGGCGAGCTCGCGTGCCAGACCGCGCACGCGCGCCGTTTCCACTTCCTCGGCGAACCGGACGCGGGCGAGGGTTTCCCCGAAGGCGGTGAGCCATGCGGGCGTCCGAGCGGCTTCCTCGCGCACGCCGGGCTGATCGGCGAGCCGCTCTTCGAGGGCATCGGTGAGGCGGGGAACCTCGCTGAAGGGCGGCGAAGCGGAGACCGCGCTCCCCAGCATGCGGAGATCGGCGACCTGCCGCCGAACCGGCTCGAACAGCCGGTCGTACGGGAAGGCGGCGGAATCGGTCGCTGCGTAGCGGAGCTGTTCGAGCGGCACCCACTCGCCGGAGAGGCTGAGCCAGCAGCCGACCTGCTCCCAGACGGCGGCAGGGAAGCGGCGGAGCGTCGCCCGGAGGCGCTTCTCGTCCGGATCGGGGAGGCGTCCGCCGACGGGGAGGCTGCGGACCCAGGCCACGATGTGTTCCACGGTCGGCCGCGTCTCCACCCCGACCTTCGTCCACAGGGTGAGGCCGCGCACGCGCTCCCAGACGAGAGGCACCTCAGGGGGGTCGCCCTCGCCGAGTTCGAGGAAGACCCCGCGGGCAGTTTCCCAGGTCCCGCTCGTGCTGTAGATGAGCTTCCCGGTCCTGAACCGCTCCCGGACGCGTTCGAGGTCCTCCCGGGAGCACGTTGCCACGAGGTCGTCCAGCCGTCGGTACAGCTTTTCGAGCTCTGCAGCCGGAGGGCGCTGCGCCTTGGCCAGGGCTTCCAGGCGGACGATCAGCCATTCCGGGCTGGGCGGCTGCGTGCTCACTCCGAGGAGGTCGAGGAGGTCGGCGGTCTTCTCGCTGTCCATCGTCCGTTCGACGAACGGCTCGATGCCGATGAAGGGTTCGGTCTGCGGCGTGCGGCGGAGGAGCGCGGCGGGCAGCCGGCAGAACCCTTCGGTATCGCGCAGGCACGGCTTCTCGCGGAGGCGGAGGATCCAGCGTGCGGGGATGCGTTCGCTGACGACCGGGCGCTCCCTCCGAGAGGTGCTCACCTGGAAGGCGCGGGCGGAGAGGACGGCGTCGCCGGCGGCGATCTCCTCCGCCACGAGGTCCAGGATCGCCGCCCAGATTGCCGGCTGTTCGCCCTCGCGCTCCTCCCAGTAGCGCCAGTACTCTTCTCGCCAATCATAATCTTCGATTACAAAATCGTGGGTAACATACCGGTACTCCAAATTTCCAGAGATGCCCCGTCGAGCGAGCTCCTCCTCGATGAATTGCCTCCCGTACACCCACCTCTTTTCATTTGATGGAAGCGGAAACCTCCGCACGCCCGCCTTGCCGCTCCGCAGCCACTCCCGCCACTCCGGTGCCGAGCAGAAGAGTTCGGCGCTGTAGTCGTCCGAAAGCAGCACCTCCCGCGCGGCGGGAGGCAGGAGATCCTCGACCGTACCGTCCGGGTCGTACAGGACCTCTTCCGGATTGCGGACGGCTCCCGACCGGGTGATGTAGCGAAACGATTTTCCGACCCTTACGCCCCACTTCGCCGCGAGCTGCGCGAGGGCGACCGCTGAGGTATGGTCGACGACCGAGCCTGCAAAGAGCGTCTGTGCTGCCAGGTCGATGGCCTTGGCGCGGTCCGTGGGCTCGTCGAGCCCGAGGTGCTCCAGGACGTCTCGGGCCCTCCGGCGCGTGTCCTCGTCGATGTCGGCCTGGGCGTCTCCCGCTGGAGCGTCCCTTCCGAGGTACTGCCCCAGCTCCCGGTCCATGATGTTCACCAGCTTCGACAAGAAGGCGTGCTCGTCCGACGAGCCGAGGCTGCCGCTGCGATCGAGCCGCAATACCTGCTCTGCCGCCAGGAGGGCCTCGCGGCCCTCGACCGGCACGATCCGAAGCTCCTTCGGCTGCGGCAACCACCAGCGCCGAATCGGCTCCCAGAGGAACGCCCAGAGCTGCACCACCTGGGCGAGGGAGTCCGGGCGAGGCGGGCTGGTGTAGCGGACTCGCTCGACGAAGTCGTCAACGCTGTAGGTTCGTACGGCCCGCCGCTGCGCGAGCTCCGCCGCCGCCTCCTCCCCGATGTGCTTCGATGCGACCGGCGTCCCCGCCCTGGCGAACACCGCCGCCACCTGAGGCCCGGACCAGACGTCGAGCAGCGGCGCGGGGACGGCGATCGCCTCCCCTGCTCGGGCGAGCTCGCCTTCCGTGGTGAGCACGTACGGCTCGCCCCTGATTCGCTCGTCGAAGGCGGCGCGGACTGCCGCGGCGCAGCTCCCCGCCAGCGTTCCGCTGCGGGTTTGCGCGGTACTCGGCAGGAGGGAGTACGCCCGCGCTCGCTCCTCCTCGGGAAGCTCCGCGCGCTGCAGCCATGCCAGCATCGTCTCGGCGGCGAGCCGCCCGATCCGGCGGAGCAGCCACCGGTTGGTGGGAGAAACCTCCGGATCCTTGATTCCGGTCCGCCCAGGGTCTTGGACGAAGGGCCCGTTGCAGGCGAACGGGAGCGGGGGCTCGACCCCGGTGGGGAGGACGGCGAACAATCCCCCGTCGGCGCCGAGGGCGATCTCCACCCGGCACGGCGGGAACGGCGCGAGCTCCTCAGCCTCCCGGAGCAGGCGTTCCTCCTGAAGCTCGGCGAGCGCTTCCTGCGGGAACGGCTCCTCCTCCGAGCGGATCAGCAGGACGCGCGTCCGGGTCCCAGGCAGCGTCAGCCACTCGCTGTTGGCCGTCGGGCCTGGGCCGTCGCTGCTCCAGCGAAGATCGCTTCCCTCGATGCGAAGGCGCCGCACGTTGCGGAGGAAGAGCAGCGAGAGCGGCGCGTCGATCCAGGTCCGGATTCTCTCTTCGAGCTCTTCCCGTACCAACTCGTCCCGCAAGGGGACGCGGATGAGCGTCCTTCCATCGCCGCTGATTCCGTCCTCCAGCCACTGCGGCTCGGTGAACCGCGACCGATGGAAGCGAACGGCCAGGGTCGGAGAATATACCTCGACGGCGTCGCCCAGGCTGAAGACGCTACGGAACCCGATGCCCCGGAACCCGATGGTGTGTAGGTGCCGCTTGTTCGAAAACCCGAACCGGCACAGCGATTCGAACTGTTCCTCGGTGAAATCCTTGCCGTTGTGTTCGAAAACGAAGGCACCCTCCTCGATCCGGACGCTCGCCTCGGTCGCACCCGCGTCGTCGGCGTTCTGGATGAGCTCCGACAGGACATGGCGCGGGCTTTGCACCTGCCGGAAGAGCTGGTGCCATGGAGCAGCTAATTCCGAGTCCCGCTCCAGTTGGTCCCAGCGCTCTGTGGCCTTGCGACGGACCCGCTCGAAGTAGGGCGGCGGCTGGGTCATGACGGCATCTCCCCCCGCTGCAGGAGGCTCGCGAAATCGTAGTTCACGCTCGTGACGCCGAAGTCCGGCTCTCGCTGGAAGGGGCGGCGGACGTAGTGGACCCGGTGGCCCCCCCCATCCAGGAACTCCACGATGGCCAGGATGTAGTCGTCGGGCTTGTTCAAGGCCGTGAGGACCTCGTTGCGGGTCACCGAGATGACCTCGGCTCCGCTCTCCCGGCCCTTGACCTCGATGAACCGGAGCCGGCCGGTTCGCGGGTCGCGGCTCTCAATGTCGTAGCCCACCTGGTCCGCCTCCCGGTCCACAGGCTCATAGCCCAGGCGCCGCTCCACCTCCATGACGATAGCTCGAGCGCGGGCGGCCACCGCCAGTCGGTCGGCCGTGTCTCCGGCCGCAGGAGCCGCACGGCCGGTCATCTGCGCCAGCAGCCCGGCCGGGACCACCACAAAGCCGCCCACCACCACCGGAGGGGCGGCCGAGATCTGCGCCTCGCGGTCCAGCTGCTCCATGCGCCGCTGCAGGCGGGCATCGAGTTCGTTAGCCCGACGGCGCGCCTCCTGCCAGTTCAGGCGGGCATTGGGCTTTCCGGCTTCCTCCTGCAAGCGCAGCTCCTCGGCCCGGTGGTCCCAGTAGGCAATCTCCTTGGTCAGGCGGTCCTTCACCGCGGCCCGGGTTTTCTCGATCCACTCCAGCCGACGCGCTCGGACCTCCTCCAAGTGCTCGGGCACGAGGCGGGCGACCGCGTACTCTAGGGCGAGGGCTTCCAGTCCTTCCCCGATCCACGCGCACTCCGGTCGCACCAGGACGGCCTCCGGCCTCGGCTCGTCCTCCCGCAGGGGCCGGTAGTCCAGGTAGGGCGCGTAACCCAGGTTCCGGACGTTCCCGTGCCGGTCCACATCCACGTACAGCATCCGGCGTGAGACCACCCGTCGCTCCCCGGAGGGCGTGAGGCTCGCGTCCTGGACGGCGTGCTCCAGGTAGAACACGAGCCGCGGGCTGTCCGACGGGTCACGGTCGTCCACGAGCATCGTCCCGCGACGGAGGAGGTCCCGGTGGCGCTCCAGGGTGAGGTCGATTACCGCGTCCAGAAGCGGATGGCCGGGGCAGATGAAGGCGGCCATAGGTTGGGCCGGGGGAGCGATGAGGTCCTTCTCGAAGGTGATCCGCTCGTAGCGGGACAGGACCGGTTCGCGACCTCCGATCTCCCGGTCGCGCTGGCGGACCACCGCGGGCACGTGGGTCACCTCGTAGCGCCTCGGCTCCCGCAGGCAGACGGTGCCGGCCAGGCGCCGGAACGCTTCCAGGAAGAACGACTCGATGTAGTGGGGCTGGAGCCGCCGCGCCTCGGCCCGCTGCATGTCCTCCTGGATCCGGCGCAGCCGGGGTTCGTCCATCACCTCGTGGGCAAGGGCACGCTCCTCCACGAGTTCCTGCAGCCGCCGCACGTCCAGAGCCCCTTCCACGGCCCGCGTGAGCCGATCCCGGACCTCGGGCCGCTCGCCGCACCGGATGGCCTCGATGAGGAAGTCCTTAAGGGGACGACCCTCGAACCGTAGTTTTCCGAGCACGTCGAACACCCGTCCACCCAGGGCCTTCCGCGCCTCCTCAAGCTTCCTGAGCAGGGTCAGGTAGACGTCGCCCTCCCGGGTCTCCATGGCCACGAGGTTCCACAGGTGGCAGACCTCGTTCTGACCGATGCGGTGGATGCGACCGAAGCGCTGCTCAATGCGGTTCGGGTTCCACGGGAGGTCATAATTGACCATGAGGTGAGCGCGCTGGAGGTTGATGCCCTCGCCCGCAGCGTCGGTGGCCACGAGTACCCGGACGGTGGGGTCATAGAGGAACGCCTCCTGGGCTTTGCGCCGCTCCTCCCGCCCCATACCCCCGTGCATGTACACCACGGCCTCCGCCTGGCCCATCAGGGTCCGGACCCGCTCCACCAGGTAGTTCAGGGTGTCGCGGTGTTCGGTGAAGATGACGAGCTTCTGGTGGGGCGAGGGTGCTGGCCGGGGAGCCTCGCGGTAAGGCGCGGACCCCTCCCGCACTTGCCCCGCGAGGGCCGCAGGGGTGAAGACAGTGTCCAGGAGGTCGGCCAGCTCCCGCCACTTGCGGTCTTCGCCGCTGCGCCGGACCTGTTCTGCGAGCGATTCCAGGCAGCGGAGGGTGGCGATCTCAGCCCGCAGCTCCTGGGTGGTCCGGGCGGCGGTGGCCTGGTCGAGGACCTCCTCCTCGGCCTGCTCCAGGTCCTCTTCCGGGGCGTCCTCCAGGTCTTCGATCTCCCCCGGGTCCAGGGTCGGTGCTACTACTGCGGTGCCCCGCTGCAGCAGTTCCAGCTCTCGGAGGCGCTTTTCAAGCCGCTCCCGGCGCCGTCGGAGGGACTGATAGATGGCTTCGGGAGAGGAAGCCAGCCTGCGCTGCAGGATCGTGAGGGCGAACCCGACGGTGCCCGCCCGACGTTCGTCGTCCAGGGCGTCCGCCCGGTTAAACTCCTCCCGGACGTAGTCCGTGACCTCCTTGTACAGCCACGTTTCGAGCTCCGAGAGCCGGAACGGCACCGTGTGCGCGAACCGCTCGGGGAACAGCGGCGTCCCGTCGAACTTCACCAACTCTTCCTTGAGCATCCGCCGCATGAGGTCGGAGACATCGACCTGATGCACGCCGTCCCGAAAGCGGCCCTCGAACCGGTCGCCGTCCAAAAGAGCCAGGAAGAGCTGGAAGTCCTCTTCCTTGCCGTTGTGGGGTGTAGCTGTCAGCAGGAGGAAGTGCCGGGTGAGGCCGGACAGGAGCTGGCCAAGCTTGTACCGCTTGGTGTACCTGACCTCGCCGCCGAAGAACGTTGCGGACATCTTGTGGGCCTCGTCCACCACCACGAGGTCCCACCGGCACTCCGGCGCGGCGAGTTTCGCCTGGACCGACTCGTCGCGGGCGGACTTGTCCAGCCGCACGATCACGAGGTCGTTCTCCAGGAACCAGTTGCCGGTGCGGGCGGCCTCAAGCTTGTCGTTGGTGGCGATCTCGAAGGGGAGCTGGAACCGGCGGTACAGCTCGTCCTGCCACTGCTCGACGAGATTCCCGGGACACACGATGAGGCAGCGCTGGAGGTCCCCCCGCACCATGAGCTCCTTGATGAGGAGACCCGCCATGACGGTCTTCCCGGCTCCCGGGTCGTCAGCGAGGAGGAACCGCAACGGCTGCCGCGGGAGCATCGCCTCGTATACGGCGGTGATTTGGTGCGGCAACGGGTCGATGACCGAGGTATGCACGGCGAGCAGGGGATCGAACAGATGCGCTAGGCGAATGCGGTGCGCCTCGGAGACCAGACGGAAGAGGGCCCCGTCTCCATCGAAACTCCAGGGGCGGCCGGCCTCCACGACCTCCAGCCGGGATTCGTCGCTCCGATAGAGGAGAATGTTGTCGACCCGGCCAGTGGGGTCCTTGTAGGTAAGCTCCACAGCCTGGCTCCCATACCACTGAACGTTGATCACTGTAATCAATGTGTGGGGCAGAATTCCCCGTACCACAACGTGAGGTTGCAGGCTCTCAAGAGGCGCCATGGTCGATCTCAACACAAGTGAAAGCGTGTGTTATCAACAGATTCCTTTTCGAGCAAAAGCCTAAACTGCTTCAGAGCCACCCCAGAGATGGGTTGCATGGCAATAAATTCAATTCGTCTGTTTTTATCATACCCTGCCACTTATCATGCGCAAATAAAATGAGGCAAGTAGCCATCATTTACTCCAGTTCCAGATCAAAGTGTACTGCGTTCAGAGTAACGGCTTGGCAACAGGAGTGCATAGCAATTCTCTGTCCGTCTAGAGTGCCATATACCCCGATGCTTCAAAAGGTACGTCATATTACCCCCAGAGGTTAGACTCAATCCACCGTTTGGGGCAAAAAGTTGCAGTTCCCCTGCCGCTAGCAGTTGTGCCAGTGTAGGGACCTCGACAAGGGACGAGGACGATCGCCTCCTTGGCTTGTTTGATTAGACGGTGTTTCAAAAGTCATGCGGTTATCCGCCTCAACATGTGCAGGAGACTAGTGCAGGGAGGCCATCGCTTCGCTGGATACAACAGTGTGCTCGTGATCGCGTGCAAAACATCCTAGAGACTGTTTCAAAACCGCCGTAAGGCCAGATGAATGAAGCTCAAGTAGACCAGACCCACGTACATGAACGAGTCATAGCACCAACGAACCGCAAGGCCGCGGTCACCGTGAAGCCAAGCATGGGTCCGCTCGATCAACCACCTCCGCCGGTATCGCCGCAGCCGACGGCCATCGTTCCGCGACGGCCGCGACCGGTTCCGACGGTGCGGAATCACCGGGACCAGCCCCGCGGCCTCGATCTCGTCCCGCAACGCGTCCGCGTCGTGGCCCTTGTCGGCGATCACGGGCGTGCCGGCGGGCACCTCCAGCGGGACATCTTTCAGGGCCGGCAACAGCAGCTTCGGCTCAGACACCGCGGCGCCAGCGGCCGCCAGACCCAGGGGCAGGCCCGTGGCGTCGATGACGACCTCCAGCTTCATCCCTTTGCCAATCTTGGTTTTACCGACGTCGTCGCCCCTTTTTTGGCGCGGATGAACGTCGCGTCGGCGAACAGTTCGCTGAGGTCCACCCGACCCAGTTCGGCGAGTTGCTCGACCAGCACGGCCTGGATGTCTTCCAGGATTCCTTCGCGGGCCCACTCCCGCAGGCGTCGCCAGCAGGTGCTGCCCGAGGGCAGGTCGGGAGGGATGTCCTGCCAGCGTGCTCCCGTGCGGAGCAGCCAGAGTAGCCCCTCCAAGCACTCCCGGTCGTCGGCTCGTGGCCGACCGCCTTTGGGGGAGGGGGGGATGCTGCGGCAGCAAGGGGGCGATGCGTTGCCATTGCTCATCGGTCAACACGCGTTTGGTCCTCCGTGACATGATCGGCTCCTTTCACCGATCATTAGAACAACATCACCGCTCCCAGCCAATACCCAGTTTTGAAATGATCTCTACGCAGGAAACCAACGACCCTGGCAACGTCATGC
This portion of the Thermogemmata fonticola genome encodes:
- a CDS encoding sacsin N-terminal ATP-binding-like domain-containing protein; translation: MTQPPPYFERVRRKATERWDQLERDSELAAPWHQLFRQVQSPRHVLSELIQNADDAGATEASVRIEEGAFVFEHNGKDFTEEQFESLCRFGFSNKRHLHTIGFRGIGFRSVFSLGDAVEVYSPTLAVRFHRSRFTEPQWLEDGISGDGRTLIRVPLRDELVREELEERIRTWIDAPLSLLFLRNVRRLRIEGSDLRWSSDGPGPTANSEWLTLPGTRTRVLLIRSEEEPFPQEALAELQEERLLREAEELAPFPPCRVEIALGADGGLFAVLPTGVEPPLPFACNGPFVQDPGRTGIKDPEVSPTNRWLLRRIGRLAAETMLAWLQRAELPEEERARAYSLLPSTAQTRSGTLAGSCAAAVRAAFDERIRGEPYVLTTEGELARAGEAIAVPAPLLDVWSGPQVAAVFARAGTPVASKHIGEEAAAELAQRRAVRTYSVDDFVERVRYTSPPRPDSLAQVVQLWAFLWEPIRRWWLPQPKELRIVPVEGREALLAAEQVLRLDRSGSLGSSDEHAFLSKLVNIMDRELGQYLGRDAPAGDAQADIDEDTRRRARDVLEHLGLDEPTDRAKAIDLAAQTLFAGSVVDHTSAVALAQLAAKWGVRVGKSFRYITRSGAVRNPEEVLYDPDGTVEDLLPPAAREVLLSDDYSAELFCSAPEWREWLRSGKAGVRRFPLPSNEKRWVYGRQFIEEELARRGISGNLEYRYVTHDFVIEDYDWREEYWRYWEEREGEQPAIWAAILDLVAEEIAAGDAVLSARAFQVSTSRRERPVVSERIPARWILRLREKPCLRDTEGFCRLPAALLRRTPQTEPFIGIEPFVERTMDSEKTADLLDLLGVSTQPPSPEWLIVRLEALAKAQRPPAAELEKLYRRLDDLVATCSREDLERVRERFRTGKLIYSTSGTWETARGVFLELGEGDPPEVPLVWERVRGLTLWTKVGVETRPTVEHIVAWVRSLPVGGRLPDPDEKRLRATLRRFPAAVWEQVGCWLSLSGEWVPLEQLRYAATDSAAFPYDRLFEPVRRQVADLRMLGSAVSASPPFSEVPRLTDALEERLADQPGVREEAARTPAWLTAFGETLARVRFAEEVETARVRGLARELAGTRVRIVSGLRVIPYLDGNPAGDPREADTFWDGRTLSVQDLPRAKMARCVPAALAQRFGRPDIREALFYSYERDPALVRTYLEENFDLEPLDDRSLPGGREPEEGREGALPVPVQVAAPSRSRADALTTAIPASEFDQGDEASEDGEPVSRRRQRRLPRAAGDAKTLLIERYANALGFLSDGSGGFVRPDGATLHRTNGERFPWVLRPGDGGPARYLWPEAACLEREPLELEYDVWLLLRERPGDYSLVVEGADGEPLELTGQKLADMINKEGTFQVFPASVRLVRSDDSHR
- a CDS encoding transposase gives rise to the protein MSNGNASPPCCRSIPPSPKGGRPRADDRECLEGLLWLLRTGARWQDIPPDLPSGSTCWRRLREWAREGILEDIQAVLVEQLAELGRVDLSELFADATFIRAKKGATTSVKPRLAKG
- a CDS encoding helicase-related protein; this encodes MAPLESLQPHVVVRGILPHTLITVINVQWYGSQAVELTYKDPTGRVDNILLYRSDESRLEVVEAGRPWSFDGDGALFRLVSEAHRIRLAHLFDPLLAVHTSVIDPLPHQITAVYEAMLPRQPLRFLLADDPGAGKTVMAGLLIKELMVRGDLQRCLIVCPGNLVEQWQDELYRRFQLPFEIATNDKLEAARTGNWFLENDLVIVRLDKSARDESVQAKLAAPECRWDLVVVDEAHKMSATFFGGEVRYTKRYKLGQLLSGLTRHFLLLTATPHNGKEEDFQLFLALLDGDRFEGRFRDGVHQVDVSDLMRRMLKEELVKFDGTPLFPERFAHTVPFRLSELETWLYKEVTDYVREEFNRADALDDERRAGTVGFALTILQRRLASSPEAIYQSLRRRRERLEKRLRELELLQRGTAVVAPTLDPGEIEDLEDAPEEDLEQAEEEVLDQATAARTTQELRAEIATLRCLESLAEQVRRSGEDRKWRELADLLDTVFTPAALAGQVREGSAPYREAPRPAPSPHQKLVIFTEHRDTLNYLVERVRTLMGQAEAVVYMHGGMGREERRKAQEAFLYDPTVRVLVATDAAGEGINLQRAHLMVNYDLPWNPNRIEQRFGRIHRIGQNEVCHLWNLVAMETREGDVYLTLLRKLEEARKALGGRVFDVLGKLRFEGRPLKDFLIEAIRCGERPEVRDRLTRAVEGALDVRRLQELVEERALAHEVMDEPRLRRIQEDMQRAEARRLQPHYIESFFLEAFRRLAGTVCLREPRRYEVTHVPAVVRQRDREIGGREPVLSRYERITFEKDLIAPPAQPMAAFICPGHPLLDAVIDLTLERHRDLLRRGTMLVDDRDPSDSPRLVFYLEHAVQDASLTPSGERRVVSRRMLYVDVDRHGNVRNLGYAPYLDYRPLREDEPRPEAVLVRPECAWIGEGLEALALEYAVARLVPEHLEEVRARRLEWIEKTRAAVKDRLTKEIAYWDHRAEELRLQEEAGKPNARLNWQEARRRANELDARLQRRMEQLDREAQISAAPPVVVGGFVVVPAGLLAQMTGRAAPAAGDTADRLAVAARARAIVMEVERRLGYEPVDREADQVGYDIESRDPRTGRLRFIEVKGRESGAEVISVTRNEVLTALNKPDDYILAIVEFLDGGGHRVHYVRRPFQREPDFGVTSVNYDFASLLQRGEMPS
- a CDS encoding transposase, whose amino-acid sequence is MKLEVVIDATGLPLGLAAAGAAVSEPKLLLPALKDVPLEVPAGTPVIADKGHDADALRDEIEAAGLVPVIPHRRNRSRPSRNDGRRLRRYRRRWLIERTHAWLHGDRGLAVRWCYDSFMYVGLVYLSFIHLALRRF